A section of the Flavobacteriales bacterium genome encodes:
- a CDS encoding rhodanese-like domain-containing protein, whose amino-acid sequence MRAVQPIALVLLPLLAGPVRAQFEGDDRRYRCIALEDLPAELAASPNALLLDVRSAGEFNDTAAWAGLNIGRLKGAIHIGYKELPQRLAGLSADRDRPIIVYCSHSQRSRRASNALADSGFTHVINLNAGLSRYWLERDRLRQVSDLIERSQRYGIINAVDLCALLSAGPVSLVDVRPDTLLDLEHRPERVWAMGGIDGALHIQRADLPGRMKELPHDRPIVLFDEGGTDAPRAANLLLDNGFTDVHVLLDGLSGLMELPLDRFPCRARTWTATAPYTVLPPAELDTAAISAGRWTVIDVRRREQYDEQGPNGPRAMNRFRGAVHIPAEELMARIDELPADRSRPVLLIGDMTGGPVLDAARSLTDRGFAHVHTLSGGIWGLRWAVHNLPGYGTWRSWLMGP is encoded by the coding sequence ATGCGCGCCGTACAGCCCATCGCCCTGGTGCTCCTCCCGCTCCTCGCCGGCCCGGTCCGCGCGCAGTTCGAAGGCGACGACCGGCGCTACCGGTGCATCGCGCTGGAGGATCTTCCGGCCGAACTCGCCGCCTCGCCGAACGCCCTGTTGCTCGATGTCCGATCGGCCGGTGAGTTCAATGACACGGCCGCATGGGCCGGGTTGAACATCGGTCGGTTGAAGGGCGCCATCCACATCGGCTACAAGGAGCTGCCACAACGACTTGCCGGGCTCAGCGCGGATCGGGACCGTCCCATCATCGTGTACTGTTCCCACAGCCAACGCAGCCGCCGTGCGAGCAATGCGCTTGCGGACAGCGGCTTCACCCATGTCATCAACCTCAACGCCGGGCTGAGCCGCTACTGGCTCGAACGGGACAGGCTGCGACAGGTTTCGGACCTGATCGAGCGCTCGCAGCGCTATGGCATCATCAACGCCGTCGATCTGTGCGCGCTGCTGTCCGCGGGCCCGGTCAGCCTTGTGGACGTGCGTCCCGACACCCTGCTCGACCTCGAGCACCGGCCCGAGCGCGTGTGGGCGATGGGCGGCATCGACGGTGCGCTCCACATCCAGCGAGCGGATCTGCCCGGCCGCATGAAGGAGCTCCCGCACGACCGCCCCATCGTGCTCTTCGATGAAGGCGGAACCGATGCGCCCCGCGCAGCGAACCTCTTGTTGGACAATGGGTTCACGGACGTTCATGTGCTCCTCGACGGGCTGTCGGGGTTGATGGAGCTGCCGCTGGACCGCTTCCCCTGCCGTGCGCGGACCTGGACCGCCACCGCGCCGTATACCGTGCTTCCACCTGCCGAACTGGATACGGCGGCCATCAGCGCGGGACGCTGGACCGTGATCGACGTGCGCCGCCGCGAGCAGTATGATGAACAAGGTCCCAACGGCCCACGTGCCATGAACCGGTTCCGAGGCGCGGTCCACATCCCGGCAGAGGAGCTGATGGCTCGCATCGACGAGCTTCCGGCCGACCGGAGCCGACCGGTCCTGCTCATCGGTGACATGACCGGCGGACCGGTGCTCGACGCGGCCCGATCGCTCACCGATCGGGGGTTCGCACATGTCCACACGCTGTCCGGCGGCATCTGGGGGTTGCGGTGGGCGGTCCACAACCTGCCGGGATATGGAACTTGGCGTTCCTGGCTCATGGGCCCGTGA
- a CDS encoding ABC transporter permease produces the protein MWRNYLLIAWRTLKRDKLFAALNILGLAIGVVACFLIYIYVQDELSYDAHHRKADRIFRIQAHYHFGDTKDDFGITPFPIMDVLLQEYPEIEAGVSLFQLGQTTLEFNGQRFTAEHGYNADTSTFRTFDFTFTHGGPDALDEPDHIVIMQEMATRMFGAEDPIGKLVTRNGRTLKVAGVIDEKAGNTHIPMGVFMSRLGLPPQAKEQLSQSWGNNSCFNYLVLAPGTSAGDFQGKIDAFVAKHILPRWEGWGFKGEIRFNLEPLREVHFNNELIYDTPKKGNKAYVTLFAIVAVLILAIACINYINMSTADATRRAKEVALRKVSGAQRGQLIAQFIGASVLIAVIGIVVALGLLWLCLPAFNSITGKEIGMGHLLRGSFFAVVLLIVLLIGVVAGSYPAFFLSRFAPQLLLKEGIASGAGKQRVRKVLMGAQFAIALFMVVGTLAVFAQLHWLRSTDMGFRKENLLTITMPQPPGPDTLAWDALRPVKQELTRESFVTGAAFTQSLPGNSGGRWVLRVVTPDGKIDKPMPTMNVDPDFPEVLGLQLVAGRMFDPAIASDNDRAVVVNESAVRSFGWKDPLAEKVYVPGDSSEQELSVIGVVKDFHYASLHTPIEPICLFQSDRRYGVANLVLRLAPGDPSAQLEALQARWKALRPNDTWEASFLTDSIAQLYQAEDKLYRVFAAFAVLTILLTIMGLYGLAYFTARQRTREIGIRRVLGAPLIDIVGRLNKEFVVLLGLALLVAFPLAFYAIGRWLETFAYHTDISPMLYAAALLITLVVTVVTVTVHAYRAAVADPVKALRYE, from the coding sequence ATGTGGCGCAACTACCTCCTCATCGCCTGGCGCACCCTGAAGCGCGACAAGCTGTTCGCCGCGCTCAACATCCTCGGCCTCGCCATCGGCGTGGTCGCCTGCTTCCTCATCTACATCTACGTGCAGGATGAACTGAGCTACGATGCGCACCATCGGAAGGCCGACCGCATCTTCCGCATCCAGGCCCATTATCACTTCGGCGATACGAAGGACGATTTCGGCATCACGCCCTTTCCGATCATGGACGTGCTGCTGCAGGAGTATCCGGAGATCGAGGCCGGGGTGTCGCTCTTCCAACTGGGGCAGACCACGCTCGAGTTCAACGGCCAGCGCTTCACCGCCGAGCACGGCTACAACGCCGACACCAGCACCTTCCGCACCTTCGACTTCACCTTCACGCACGGCGGTCCCGATGCGCTGGATGAGCCGGACCACATCGTGATCATGCAGGAGATGGCCACGCGCATGTTCGGTGCGGAGGATCCCATCGGCAAGCTGGTCACGCGCAATGGCCGCACGCTGAAGGTGGCGGGCGTGATCGATGAGAAGGCCGGGAACACCCACATCCCCATGGGGGTCTTCATGAGCAGGCTGGGCCTTCCGCCGCAGGCGAAGGAGCAGCTTTCGCAGAGCTGGGGCAACAACAGCTGCTTCAACTACCTGGTGCTGGCGCCGGGCACCAGCGCGGGCGATTTCCAGGGGAAGATCGATGCGTTCGTGGCCAAGCACATCCTGCCGCGCTGGGAGGGCTGGGGCTTCAAGGGTGAGATCCGCTTCAACCTGGAGCCGCTGCGCGAGGTGCACTTCAACAACGAGCTGATCTATGACACGCCGAAGAAGGGCAACAAGGCCTACGTCACGCTCTTCGCGATCGTGGCGGTGCTCATCCTGGCCATCGCCTGCATCAACTACATCAACATGAGCACCGCCGATGCCACGCGCCGCGCCAAGGAGGTGGCCCTGCGCAAGGTGAGCGGCGCGCAACGCGGACAGCTCATCGCGCAGTTCATCGGCGCCAGCGTCCTGATCGCGGTCATCGGCATCGTCGTCGCCCTGGGTCTGCTGTGGCTCTGTCTGCCGGCGTTCAACTCCATCACCGGGAAGGAGATCGGCATGGGCCACCTGCTGCGCGGCAGCTTCTTCGCGGTCGTGCTGCTCATCGTGCTGCTCATCGGTGTCGTGGCGGGCAGCTATCCCGCCTTCTTCCTCTCGCGCTTCGCACCGCAGCTGCTGCTCAAGGAAGGCATCGCGAGCGGAGCCGGGAAGCAGCGCGTGCGCAAGGTGCTGATGGGTGCGCAATTCGCCATCGCGCTCTTCATGGTCGTGGGCACGCTCGCGGTCTTCGCGCAGCTGCACTGGCTGCGCAGCACCGACATGGGCTTCCGCAAGGAGAACCTGCTCACCATCACCATGCCCCAGCCGCCGGGGCCCGATACGCTGGCGTGGGATGCCCTGCGCCCGGTGAAGCAGGAGCTCACGCGCGAGAGCTTCGTCACCGGCGCCGCCTTCACCCAAAGCCTCCCCGGGAACAGCGGTGGCCGCTGGGTGCTGCGGGTGGTGACGCCGGATGGCAAGATCGACAAGCCCATGCCCACCATGAACGTGGACCCCGACTTCCCGGAGGTGCTGGGCCTTCAGCTGGTGGCCGGTCGCATGTTCGATCCCGCCATCGCGAGCGACAACGACCGTGCGGTGGTGGTGAACGAGAGCGCCGTGCGCAGCTTCGGATGGAAGGACCCGCTCGCGGAGAAGGTCTACGTGCCCGGGGACAGCAGCGAGCAGGAGCTTTCCGTGATCGGTGTGGTGAAGGATTTCCACTATGCCAGCCTGCATACGCCCATCGAGCCGATCTGTCTTTTCCAGAGCGATCGCCGCTACGGTGTGGCCAACCTGGTGCTGCGTCTTGCTCCCGGTGATCCATCCGCACAGCTTGAAGCCCTGCAGGCGCGCTGGAAGGCACTGCGGCCCAACGACACCTGGGAGGCGAGCTTCCTCACCGACAGCATCGCGCAGCTGTACCAGGCCGAGGACAAGCTCTACCGCGTCTTCGCCGCATTCGCCGTGCTCACCATCCTGCTCACCATCATGGGACTCTATGGGCTGGCCTATTTCACCGCGAGGCAGCGCACCCGCGAGATCGGTATCCGCAGGGTGCTGGGAGCGCCGCTGATCGATATCGTGGGCAGGCTGAACAAGGAGTTCGTGGTGCTGCTGGGCCTGGCGCTCCTCGTGGCCTTCCCGCTGGCCTTCTACGCCATCGGCCGCTGGCTGGAGACCTTCGCCTACCACACGGACATCTCACCGATGCTGTACGCAGCGGCCTTGCTCATCACCTTGGTGGTGACCGTGGTGACGGTGACGGTGCATGCGTACAGGGCGGCCGTGGCCGACCCGGTGAAGGCGCTGCGATACGAGTGA